AGGGAAAATCAGGTTTAGAATCGGGATTTTTCTTTTCGATCGGTTCCAAGGTTCTTAAATAAGCAATGATAGAAATTAGATCTTCTTGGTCCATCTGGCCGTAAGCCGGATGAGGCATAACCGGAAACAGTGCATTCCCATCTTTATTAATTCCGCTTGAGATCGCTCTTAAAATTTCTCCATCTGTCCATTGAGCTAATGCACTTGGAGTAATATTCGGTGCAACGAAAGCACCTGGGAATCCAATCTTTTGATCAAAAACTTCGCCACCTTCTCCCAATGTTTCCGGGATTAATGGACCGGAAAATTTAGACCAGTCCCGTATCGAATGGCAGTCCATACAAGCTGACACATGATTGGCGAGATACTTACCTCTTTGTACACGCTTAGGATCTTTTCCCGCCGAAATTTCCGGAGCTGGTTCCGCATTCGGAAATTTAAAATATAAAAATCCGATCCCCGATACGGGCAAAAGGATAATTATAATTCCAATCATCTTCAAAATTTTTTTCATTCACAGTTCCTTTTATTATTAATTTTTTATGATCAATCGGTGGACTCTACTTTTATGATCACCTTACCACCGGCATGACCTTCCTCAACGTAACGGATCGCTTTCGGAACCTCTTCCAAAGTGTATCTTCTGTCGATTACCGACTTGATCTTATCGGATTTCATTAACTCCGATAAAAAGAGAAGATCTTTTTGATTCGGTTGAGAAGATGCGGCTATAATCTTTCGATCGCTTGTTAACGACACAAACGGTCCCAAAAGTAAGGCTTGGAACAGCTGAGCAGTTCCTCCGCCAGCCATTACATATCTACCTTTCGGATTTAAGGAAGCCTTATATTCTGAAAGAGAACGATATCCATTTACGCCAACGATTAGATCGTATTTTTTTCCGTTTTTTGTAAAATCTTCTTTGGTATAATCAATTACGTGATTAGCTCCTAAAGATATTGCCAGTTCTTTTTTGGAAGTGCTACAAACTGCTGTAACATTAGCTCGGAAATATTTAGCAAGTTGGATCGCAAAGGTTCCAACCCCTCCCGAT
The window above is part of the Leptospira licerasiae serovar Varillal str. VAR 010 genome. Proteins encoded here:
- a CDS encoding c-type cytochrome, which gives rise to MKKILKMIGIIIILLPVSGIGFLYFKFPNAEPAPEISAGKDPKRVQRGKYLANHVSACMDCHSIRDWSKFSGPLIPETLGEGGEVFDQKIGFPGAFVAPNITPSALAQWTDGEILRAISSGINKDGNALFPVMPHPAYGQMDQEDLISIIAYLRTLEPIEKKNPDSKPDFPFNLILRTIPSPAKFGKLPEKQDKISYGKYLFVAAACTECHTKQDKGKPIAGMELAGGFEFPLSNGTKIISANLTPDKETGLGNWTEAQFIKRFKSMELPQYKPHSVKEGELQTIMPWTMYAGMTEEDLAAIFAYLQTVPAIKNKINN
- a CDS encoding NAD(P)-dependent alcohol dehydrogenase, which codes for MKAIVYENYGSTEVLKLKEVSKPVPKENEILVKVQAASVNAADWRMMKADPFLVRFYAGLFKPKKISILGADVAGTVEEVGRNITKFRPGDEVFGDVFASGFGGFAEYKCGKEDEFVLKPSNLSFEDVAALPLAGMTALHSLRDFGKIQARQAVLINGASGGVGTFAIQLAKYFRANVTAVCSTSKKELAISLGANHVIDYTKEDFTKNGKKYDLIVGVNGYRSLSEYKASLNPKGRYVMAGGGTAQLFQALLLGPFVSLTSDRKIIAASSQPNQKDLLFLSELMKSDKIKSVIDRRYTLEEVPKAIRYVEEGHAGGKVIIKVESTD